Below is a window of Candidatus Annandia pinicola DNA.
TCATTTTTTTACTAATGATATGGGTGGAAATATAATGATGTATGTTAATCTTATATGGATATGGGGTCATCCTGAAGTTTATATTTTAATATTACCTATATTTGGTATATTTTCTGAAGTAGTAGCAACTTTTTCTAAAAAATATTTATTTGGTTATAATTCTTTAGTATGGGCTACAGTAGCTATAACTATTTTATCTTTTGTTGTATGGTTACATCATTTTTTTACTATGGGAGCAGGAGCTAATGTTAACTCTTTTTTTGGTATAATGACTATGATAATTGCAATTCCTACTGGTGTAAAGATTTTTAATTGGTTATTTACAATGTATAAAGGAAAAATAAAAATTAATTCTATTATATTATGGACTATAGGATTTTTAATAACATTTTCTATTGGTGGAATGGCAGGAGTACTATTAGCAAATCCTAGTGTTGATTTTTTATTACATAATAGTTTATTTCTTGTTGCTCATTTTCATACTGTTATTATAGGAGGAGTAGTATTTGGTTGTTTTGCTGGATTTACTTACTGGTTTCCTAAGGCATTTGGATTTATATTAAACGATAATTTAGGAAAATGTGCTTTTTGGTTTTGGATTATAGGATTTTTTATAGCATTTATGCCACTTTACATACTTGGTCTTATGGGAATGACAAGACGTATTAGTCAAGATATTAATTATAAATTTCATATACCATTATTAATTGCAGCTGTTGGTACTTTTATTATAGCTATAGGTATTATATTCCAAATAATACAAATGTTTATATCTGTAAAAAGAAAAAAATATAATATTGATAATACTGGAGATCCATGGGATGGAAGAACTTTAGAGTGGTCCATATCTTCTCCACCTCCATGCTATAATTTTGCAATAATACCAATTATATATGAAAAAGATGATTTTTGGAGAATTAAAATAAAAAAAAGCATAAAAAAATACAGTCGTATTTTTTATAAAAGAATACATATGTATGACAACAGTAATTTAGGTTTTTTTTTATCATTTTTAGGATTTATATTTGGTTTTACTTTTATATGGTGTATTTGGTTTTTATTTACATTTTCTTTATTTTTTATATTATTAGTTATTATTTTTGATAGTTTTTTTTATAATAAAGGACATTATGTTGAAACTAATTATATAAAAAAAGAAGAATATAGAAATATTAGAATGAGATTGTTGTATGATAAATAAAATATTAAAATTAAAAACAGACAAAATAAAATTAGATAAAAATAAAAATTTAGGTTTTTGGATTTATTTAATGAGTGATTGTATAATTTTTTCTATTTTATTTGCAACCTATTCAGTTATATTAAATAATACTTCTATTAATTTTATTAAAAATATTTTTAATATTTATTTAGTATTTATTGAAACCTTAATACTTTTATTAAGTTCTTTTAGTTACAGTATGATTAATATTTATATTAAAAAATCAAATATATTATTTATAATTATTTATCTTTTTATTACTTTTTTTTTAGGTTCTATTTTTCTAAATTTAGAATTATATGAACTCTATAAATTAATCATTAAAGGTTTTTCTCCACAAAGAAATGGATTTATGTCAGTTTTATTTACTTTATTAGTAATACATGGTTTACATATATTTATTGGTTTAATATTTATATTAAATACTAGTTTCAATTTAATACTTAATGG
It encodes the following:
- the cyoB gene encoding cytochrome o ubiquinol oxidase subunit I, whose translation is MLLGRLTLDAIPFNEPIIMITCFLMSILIFIIFFTITYHDKWQYLWYNWFTSVDHKKIGIMYILLALIMLIRGFIDAMMMRSQQALSSGKNHISIFPPHHYDQIFTAHGVIMIFFVAMPLIIGFMNFIIPLQIGARDVSFPILNNLSFWLTFSGAMLLNFSLAIGEFAQTGWLAYPPLSNLLYNNGVGVDYWIWSLQLSGIGTTLTGINFFVTIIKMRAYNMSMFKMPVFIWTSLCSNILIIASFPVLTTTLIMLTLDRYLYFHFFTNDMGGNIMMYVNLIWIWGHPEVYILILPIFGIFSEVVATFSKKYLFGYNSLVWATVAITILSFVVWLHHFFTMGAGANVNSFFGIMTMIIAIPTGVKIFNWLFTMYKGKIKINSIILWTIGFLITFSIGGMAGVLLANPSVDFLLHNSLFLVAHFHTVIIGGVVFGCFAGFTYWFPKAFGFILNDNLGKCAFWFWIIGFFIAFMPLYILGLMGMTRRISQDINYKFHIPLLIAAVGTFIIAIGIIFQIIQMFISVKRKKYNIDNTGDPWDGRTLEWSISSPPPCYNFAIIPIIYEKDDFWRIKIKKSIKKYSRIFYKRIHMYDNSNLGFFLSFLGFIFGFTFIWCIWFLFTFSLFFILLVIIFDSFFYNKGHYVETNYIKKEEYRNIRMRLLYDK
- a CDS encoding cytochrome c oxidase subunit 3 yields the protein MINKILKLKTDKIKLDKNKNLGFWIYLMSDCIIFSILFATYSVILNNTSINFIKNIFNIYLVFIETLILLLSSFSYSMINIYIKKSNILFIIIYLFITFFLGSIFLNLELYELYKLIIKGFSPQRNGFMSVLFTLLVIHGLHIFIGLIFILNTSFNLILNGINKINYNRLICLGLFWHFIDIIWIFIFTITYIQNSL